In Caulobacter sp. X, the sequence GAGCTGCCGGGCGGTCACCTCGATGGGGAGCTTTAGGATCGTGCGCGCCATGTGGAAGCTGTCCATGCCGGCCATCAGCAACCCGACAAGCGGCGCGGTAAGCCGCAGCTCGGAAAGCAAGCGTCGCAGGATCGGTAGGCCGGAGTAAGCCAAGGCCGCGAGGAGAGGAGCCGCGAGCATGGCGGCTATTAGAACGACAAGCAGGCTCTTCTGAGGCGCCGCCGCGTTCGCGAACACGGTTGCGAGCACTTCGACCACGACGTCTCCCTCCGTTTCAAGGTGAGGTTACGTGTGTAATTTGGCCGGTCAAGTCCCCAAGCTGCTGGGTTTCCTCTCGCGTCCCTATTCCTTCGTCAAATCCTGCCGCCGGAACAGCCATACCGCCACCGCCGCGAGCGCCGCCGTCCAGGCGACCAGCGCCGCCAGCGCCACGCCCGCCGAGCCGCCGGCGTCGCCGAGTTGATCCGGCGCCAGCAGCGCCGCGCGGAGCAGGTCGGCGTCGAAGACTGGCAGGGACAACAGCTTCCAGCTCGGCGGGCCTTGCTCCATCGCCCGCAGCGCGCCGGACAGGATCGTCTGCACGAAGCGCACGCCCAGGCACGCGATGACCACGCCCATCGTCGAACGCGATAGCACCCCGACGCAGGCGGCGAGGGCGGCCAGGACCATGGCCTCCAGCCAGGTGATGGCCAGCACGCCGACGATGTCGAACGGGTTGCGGTCCAGCAGCGAGAGCGCCACCGTCTTGCCGTTGATCGCCGAGCCGACCAGCGCGGCGAGGGCTGATAGGACCGCCGATAGAAGCAGGCTCCAGAACACCGCCTCGCCGACCACGATCAGCTTGGCCAGCAGCAGGTTCTGGCGGGTGTTGCGCGGGGTCAGCAGCCGCCAGGTCTCCCAGCGATAGTCGCCGGCCAGCACCGCCGCCGCCCCGATCATCAGGAACAGCGCGCCAAAGGTCGAGGCGCCGTTCGACAGGGTCTTGATCACCTGATCGATCAACCCGACCGCCAGGCCGGGCATCGGCTTCTTGATCACAAACCGTAGGAAGAGGTCTCCGCCGACGCTGAGCAGGAAGCCGATCAGCGGGGCGAAGCAGAAACCCCAGAACAGGGTCGAACGGTCGCGCAGCAGGCGGAAGCGTTCGGCGGCGATGGCGTCGGCGAGCATCAGGCGGCTCCTTCCGAGGTGGCGGCCGTGGGCGTCTGGCCCAGCGATTTCAGATAGACCCCTTCGAGATCGACCTCGCGCCAGCGCGCCTCGACGATGTCGACGCCGGCCTCGACCAGGGCGCGGATCACGGCGGGGGCTTCGGCGCGGGGGATGTCGGCCAGTACGGCGTCCGCGCCGTCGGCCTCGCCGCGGTCGCCCAGCACCGACAGCGCCGGGGCGAGGGGGGAGGCCAGCGTCAGGCGCAGACGGGCCTCGCCGGCGGTCAGTTCGGCGACGCCCCCTTCGGCCACGACCTTGCCGCGCGAGAGGATGGCGACGCGGTCGCAGACGCGCTTGACCTCGTCCAGCTGGTGGCTAGCCAGGATGACCGTGACGCCCTCGCGCTTGGCCAGATCGACGATCAGGGCGCGGATCTCCTGGATGCCGGCCGGGTCCATGCCGCTGGTCGGCTCGTCCAGGATCACGAGCTCGGGCTTGGTCAGGAAGGCGGCGGCTAGGCCCAGGCGCTGTTTCATGCCGACCGAGAAGCCGCTGGTGGCGCGGTCGGCGGCGTGGGTCAGGCTGACCCGCTCCAGCCAGCCGCCAATGTCGGCGTCCTTCTTGCCGCTCTCCAGCGCCAGCATGGTCAGGGTGTCGCGCGCGGTCAGATAGGGCGGATAGCGCGGCGTCTCGATCATCGCCCCGACCTTGCGCAGGGCGGTGATGTCGCCGGGCGCGGCGCCGAACAGCCGGGCCGCGCCGCTAGTCGGACGCACCAGGCCCAGCGCGATCCGGAACAGGGTGCTCTTGCCCGCGCCATTCGGGCCCAGGACCCCGAACACGCCGCCGGCGGGAATGGCGATGGAGAACTCGTCGAGGGCGCGCACCGCCCCGTAGGTCTTGGTGAGGCGGTCGGCCTCGAGGGCGATCGACATGCGACGAATCCCGGACGCCGAACGACTCGGCCCGGCGAGGGGACTATGGCCAGCCGACGGGGCGCCGCCAAGTTAAGTCGCGGTCATGGCTCGCGCGAATGGTGGTCGTCATACGGAGGCAACATCCATGACGGATCAGGCCTGAAACCGCCGTCTTGTCGAGCTTCCGTCATGGGCCTTCGCCGTCTTCTTTTCATCGCTTTCGCCGCCGCCCTGGCCCTGACGGGCGGCGCGGAAGCGCGGGAGAAGGCGCCGCACCTGACCATCCTGATTTCGCTGGACGGCTTTCGGGCGGACTACCTGGATCGCGGCGTCACCCCGACCATCAGGGCCTTGGCCGATGAGGGCGCGCGCGCGGCCATGCGGCCGTCGTTTCCCAGCCAGACCTATCCGAACCACTACACCCTGGTCACGGGCAAGCGTCCCGACCGGCATGGCGTGGTCGCCAACGAGATGGAGGACGCCGTCATCGGCGGGCCGAAGTTCACGATGAACGGGCCGACCGCCAATGACCCGCGCTGGTGGAGCCAGGCCAAGCCCTTCTGGGTGTCGGCGGTCCAGCAGGGCAAGCCGGCGGCCGCCATGTTCTGGCCGGGCTCCGAGACCGAGATCGATGGCGCGCGACCGACGCACTGGATGAAGTACGACGAGAAGCTGCCGTATGATGTTCGCGTGGATCAGGTGCTGTCCTGGATGGACAGCGCCGACGGACCGCCCCTGGCCTTCACCACGCTGTATTTCGACGCCGCCGACACCGAGGGGCATCATTACGGTCCGGACTCGCCGGAACTGCGCGCGGCCTTGGCTGAGGTCGACCGGTCGATCGGGCGTCTGGTGGATGGCCTGAAGGCGAGGGGGCGGTTCGAGGCGACCGACATCATCATCGTCGCCGATCACGGGATGGCGCCCTTGCCCGCCGCCAATCGCGTCGTCCTGGACGACCTGATCGACCTTTCCAAGATCCACCTGGTGACCCGGGGCGCGATGACCAGCTTCTCGCCGGAGAAGGGCCATGAGGCCGCGGTCGAGCGCGCGTTCCTGGGCCAGCGTCCGCCGCACATGACCTGCTGGAAGAAGGGAAAGATCCCCGCCCGGTTCCACTACGGCCACAACCCGCGCGTGCCAGCCATCATCTGCCTGTCGGAGCGCGGATGGTACACGACGACCCGCGCGGCCAAGGCCAAGCCCAGCAAGTGGGACGGCAAGGACGGCGGCGCTCATGGCTTCGATCCATACGACCCGCTGATGCGAGCGGTCTTCGTCGCCCACGGTCCCTCGTTCCGGCGGGGCGTCGTCCTGCCCGTGTTCGACAATGTCGACGTTTATTCGCTGCTGGCGAGGATCACGGGCGTGACGCCGGAACGGGGCGACGGTTCGCTGGCCGTTCTTCGGCAAGCCCTGCGCTAGCGAAGTGGAAATTCTCGTAAAGCGCGATTGTGGTCCACAAATGCAACCAATAACTGCATTGACGAAGCGCTGGGTGTATAGAGGATCAGGCGCCACTGACCATCGGCGACGCCCGCGCTTCCCGCCCTGGGAAGCGGTTCAACCAGCTTAGGGAGAACGTTATGGGTTTCTATGGTCCCGAACCTTTCGACACCGCCGAGGCCACCTATGTGTGGACGGGCCTGCGGACGCCGGGGTTCTTTCGTGTCACCGTGAAGGGCAATGCGCCGAACTTCACCACCGGCATCACGCTGGTGCGTGATCCCCACTTCGTCGGGGGTCTGGCGATCGATGTCATGGGCTGGACGGGCCCGATCGGCAAAGGGCAGAGGAGCTATACTGTCTCTGGCTCCTTCAATGGCATGTACCTGCCCAAGATCCTCATCGTCGGCTCCAACAAGCGGCTGCTGGTCGACGTGAAGGAAATCCCGTTCACCAGCGAGGACGACTACGTCAAGCACCTGAGCGCCGAGGCCAAGGAACTCGAACCGGCCTGACGCCCTGCGGCGGCGCGCGTTCAGTCCCCCGCTGGACGCGCGCTCAAGCGGGGGCTTGCTGAATTAATTTCGATATGCGTTAAATATTGCTCCTTTTTTGAAGGAGCTCGGCCATGCGGCGTCCTGGTTTGACTTCCGCGATCGCCTATGACGACCCCAAGGCCGCCGTCGCGTGGCTGGAGCGCGCGTTCGGTTTCGAGGTGGCGCTGCTAGTCGAGGACGATCAGGGCCGCCTGGCCCACTGCGAGATGACCTATGGCGAGTCGACGGTCATGATCGGCTCGCCTTGGAGCGACCGGATCGCCAGTCCTGGCATGGTTGGCGGCAAGACCACCCAGACCGTTCATATCCAGATCGTCGGTGACGTCGACGCCCATTGCGCTCGGGCCCGCGCGGCCGGGGCTCAAATCTTCGCCGAGCCGGAAAACCAGTTCTACGGCGACCGCACTTACCGCTGCTACGACCTCGAGGGGCACATCTGGACCGTCGGCGCGGCCGTCGAAACGGTGTCTTTCGCCGAGATGGAGGCGCGGAGCGGCCACAAGATCAGCGCGCCGTCGACATGATCACGCTCGAGGACTTCCGCCGTCTGGCGCTGGGCCTGCCCCGAGCGATCGAAAGCGCGCACATGGGCACGGTCGACTTCCGGTGTGGGAAGATCTTCGCCACTCTGGGCAATCCCGATGCGGATTGGGCCATGGTCAAGCTGACGCCTGATCAACAGGAGATGCGCGTGGCGGCCGAGCCCGAGATCTTCGTCCCCGTCCCAGGCGGCTGGGGGAAAGGCGGAGCGACCCGCCTGCGCCTTTCCGCCTGCGACGAGACGACGGCGCGCGGCGCCCTGCTGGACGCCTGGCGCAACGTCGCGCCGAGAGCGCTGCTGGACGGTCAAACTTGAGCGAGGCGCTGGACCGAACCCTGGCGGCTTTGGCCGATCCGCATCGTCGGCGAGCGGTCGATCTTTTGCGGGAAAGGCCGCGCCGGGCGGGCGAGCTGGCCGAGAGCCTGGGCCTTTCGCCGCCGGCCATGAGCCGGCATCTGCGCGCTCTGCGCCAGTCGGGCCTCGTCGAGGAGAGCCATCCCGAGTTCGACGCGCGGGTCAGGGTCTACAGCCTGCGGCCTGAACCCATGGCCCAGCTGAAGGCCTGGCTGGACGCCGCCGAGGACCTTTGGGCCGATCAACTGTCGGGACTTAGGGCCCACATCGAGGGCGCGGCGCGGTGAGTTCGCGGATCCTGGTCGCCCTTCGGATCGAGGCTTCGCCCGAGGCGGTGTTCGACGCCTTCGTCGACGACATCGCGCTGTGGTGGCGGCCCAATCCGCTGTTCTCGTTCACGCCGCGCTCGCCGGGCGTCATGGCTTTCGAGGAGGGGCGGCTGGTCGAGCGTCTGGCGTCGGGTAAGACGTTCGAGGTTGGCGCCGTGCGGGTCTGGGAGCGCGGCGCGCGTCTGGTGTTCGGCTGGCGTCAGGCCAGCTTCGCGCCCGGCGTGGAGACCGAGGTCGAGGTGCGCTTCGAGCCTGTCGAGGCGGGAACCCGCGTCACGGTCGAGCATCGCGGCTGGGACGCCATCCCCGCCGAGAATGCGGCGCGACATGGTTTTCCCGATGCGGTGTTCCTGCACAGGCATGGCGAATGGTGGCGCGCGCTGCTGACGGGCCTTGCGACAAGGGCGAACAGCCGCCAACTAGGAGCCGCCGGGGAGGGCGAGGCATGACCAACACGCAGATCACGGGGGGCAAGCGCCAGGCGGCGCTGGGCTTCATCTTCGTCACCGCGATCATGGACGTCCTGTCCTTGGGGGTGATGATCCCCGTTCTGCCCAATCTGGTGAAGGCGTTCGGCGGCGGCGACACGGCCGCGGCGGCCGACTGGAACGTGCTGTTCGCCACTACCTGGGGGGTGATGCAGTTCTTCTGCTCGCCGATCCTGGGCCTGATGTCGGATCGCTTCGGGCGTCGACCGGTCATCCTGACCTCGATCTTCGGTCTTGGCGTCGACTTCCTGTTCATGGCCTTCGCGCCGAACCTCTGGTGGCTATTCGTCGGACGGATCTTCAACGGCATGACGGCGGCCAGCTTCGCGACCGCCGGCGCCTATGTCGCCGACGTCACCACGCCCGAAAACCGCGCCAAGGGCTTTGGCCTGATGGGCGCGGCGTTCGGGATCGGCTTCACCTTTGGTCCGGCCCTGGGCGGCTGGCTGTGGAATGTCGACCATCGCGCGCCGTTCCTGGTGTGCGCGGCCCTGGCGCTGTGCAACTGGCTCTACGGCTTCTTCGTGTTGCCGGAATCGCTGCCGCCCGAGCGCCGTCAGCCGCGCTTCGACTGGAAGAAGGCCAATCCGCTGGGCTCGCTGCAGCTGCTGCGCCGCCATCCGGGACTGCTGGGACTGGCCGGCGTCGGCTTCCTGTTCCAGTTGGCCCACAACGTTCTGCCCAGCGTCTTCGTGCTCTACATGGGCTTCCGCTACAACTGGGGTCCCGACACGGTCGGCCTGACGCTGATGGCCAGCGGGATCTCCAGCATCATCATCCAGGGCCTGGTCGTGGGCCCGGCGGTCCGCAAGCTGGGCGAGCGGGGCGCGCTGCTGGTCGGCCTGTTCTCGGGCTTCGCCGGCTTCACCATCTACGCCCTGGCGCCGACGGGGCTGGTCTATCTGTGCGGCCTGCCGATCTTCGCGTTCTCGGGCCTGATTCAGCCGGGGCTGCAGGGCCTGATGACCCGCCGCGTCGCGCCGAACGAGCAGGGCCAGTTGCAGGGCGCGAACGCGGCCCTGATGGGGATCGCCTCGATGATCGGCCCCTCGCTGTTCCTGCTGCCGTTCGCCTTCGCCGTGCGCCACGACGCGACCCTGCATATGCCGGGCTTGCCCGTGCTGATCGCCGCGAGCCTGATGCTGATGGCGACCCTGCTGGCCTGGGCCAAGGCCAAGCCGGCGCCGACGCTGGAACCACAAGCCGCCTGAGACCTTAAGCCAACGCCGAAACCTTGACCTTTCGCCGCCTTAGACTCGCCAGAAACCTTCGGTGAGTTCGCGAGGAACCGTAAGGAGCCGTCCTTGAAGACCATGCGCAACCTTCGCGCCCTGCTGCCCGCCCTGGTCCTGCTGACCGCCTGTTCGAATCCGGCGGGGCAGTCGAACGCCCAGGCCATTCCCGACATGCCTCAGCCGACGCGCCGCGTGCCGGCGGATGCGGCGTCGATGAAACAGTCGTTCTCGCCGGTGGTGAAGAAGGCCGCGCCGGCCGTGGTCAATGTCGCCAGCCGCCGGGTGGTGCAACGCCGCGTCGATCCGTTCTGGGACTTCTTCATGGGCGGCGGGCAGGGCGGCTCTCAGGTGCAGGGCTCGCTGGGCTCGGGCGCGATCGTGCGCTCTGACGGCGTGATCATCACCAACCATCACAACATCGACGGGATGAGCGACATCACCGTCCAACTGGCCGACCGTCGCGAGTTTCCGGCCGTGGTCCTGCTGGACGACCCGCGCGCCGACCTCGCCGTGCTGAAGATCGACACCAAGGGCGAGAAGTTGCCGGTGATGGCGATCGACGACCAGGAGCAGCTGGAGGTCGGCGATCTCGTCCTGGCCATGGGCAATCCGTTCGGCGTCGGCCAGACCGTGACCAACGGCATCGTTTCGGCCCTGGCGCGGACGGATGTCGGCGCGGCCGACTTCGGCAGCTACATACAGACCGACGCGGCCATCAACCCGGGTAATTCCGGCGGTCCGCTGGTCGACATGGACGGCGACCTCGTCGGCATCAACACCTTCATCATCTCGCGCTCCGGCTCGTCCAGCGGCGTCGGCTTCGCGATTCCCGCGCGAGTCGTTCGCCAGGTGGTGGGCGCCGCGCTAGGTGGCGGCCACAGCATCGTGCGGCCCTGGCTGGGCGTGAAGGGCCAGGCCGTCAACGGCGAGATCGCCAAGAGCCTGGGCATGACCGCGCCGCGCGGCGTGCTGGTGGCGCAGGTCTATCCTGGCTCCTCGGCCGATCGCGCCGGCTTGAAGGAAGGCGACGTGATCCTCTCGATCGACGGCCAAGCCGTGAACGACGAGGGCGGCGGCGCCTTCGCCATCGGCACCCACAAGCTGGGCGACCGCGTGCCGATGCAGATCCGCCGCGGCGATCGCGAGCAGACCATCACGGTCCGCGCCGACGCCGCCCCCGAGACGCCGCCGCGCGACGAGCGCACCCTGTCGGGCAACAACCCGTTCAACGGTGCGACGGTGCTGAACCTCTCGCCAGCGGTGGCTCAGGACCTCGGCGTCGATCCGTTCGCGGGGCGCGGCGCGCTGGTCAGCAAGATCGGCCCCGGCTACGCCGGCAACTGGATGCGCCCCGGCGACTTCGTCCGCAGCGTCAACGGCCGGCAGATCAACACCGTCGCCGACCTCGCCTCGGCTATTGCCGGGCGCGCGGCGGGCTGGAACGTCACCATCGAACGCGGCGGTCAACTGATCCAGGCGCGGTTCTAGGTTTGGGTTCGGGGCCGGCCGCCTGCTAGAAGAGTCGTATGTCCGATCTCTTCCAGGCCGCCGGCCTGACGCCCCACGCTCCGGCCCCGCTGGCCGACCGTCTGCGACCCCAGAGCCTCGACGAGGTTGTGGGCCAGCAGCATCTGCTGGGCCCCGAGGGGCCCATCGGTCGTATGGCGGCGGCGCATCGCCTGGCCTCGATGATCCTGTGGGGACCGCCGGGCACGGGCAAGACCACCATCGCCCGCCTGCTGGCCAAGGCCGGCGGCTATGAGTTCCAGCAGATTTCGGCGGTGTTTTCGGGCGTCGCCGACCTGAAGAAGGCCTTCGAGCAGGCCCGAGCCCGGCGCATGGCCGGCCAGAGCACCCTGCTGTTCGTCGACGAGATCCACCGCTTCAACCGCGCCCAGCAGGACGGCTTTCTGCCGTTCGTGGAGGAGGGGATCGTCACCCTGGTCGGCGCCACGACCGAGAACCCCTCGTTCGAGCTGAACAGCGCCTTGCTGTCGCGCTGCCAGGTGTTCGTGCTCAAGCGCCTGAACGAGGACTCGCTGGAGCAGCTTCTCCAGCGCGCCGAAGCCGCCGAGAACCGCCCGCTGCCGGTCGACGCCGAAGCGCGTTCGGCCCTGGTCGCCATGGCGGATGGCGACGGTCGCTATCTGCTGACCCTGGCCGAGACCCTGTTCTCGATCGGAACCGACAGCCCGCTGAACCCGACCCAACTGGGCCAGTTCCTGCAGAAGCGCCGCCCGGCCTACGACAAGGACCGCGAGGAGCACTACAACCTCATCTCGGCCCTGCATAAGTCGGTGCGCGGCAGCGATCCCGACGCGGCCCTCTACTGGCTGGCGCGGATGCTGGAGGGCGGCGAGGACCCGCTGTTCATCGCCCGCCGCCTGGTGCGGATGGCGTCCGAGGACATCGGCGCGGCCGATCCGCTGTCCCTGCTGCTGACGACGGCGGCCAAGGACGCCTACGACTTCCTGGGATCGCCGGAGGGCGAGCTGGCCCTGGCCCAGGCCGTGGTCCACATGGCCAGCGCGCCCAAGTCGAACGCCGTCTACACCGCCTACAAGGCCGCCCGCCGCGCGGCCAAGGAGACCGGCAGCCTGATGCCGCCGTCGCACATCCTCAACGCGCCGACCAAGCTGATGAAGTCGCTCGGCTATGGCGACGGCTACGCCTACGACCACGACGTCGAGGGCGGCGTCTCGGGCCAGAACTACTTCCCGGACGGCATGGAGCGCCGGCGCTTCTATGAGCCCAAGCCGGTCGGCGCCGAGGCCAAGGTGCGCGAGCGCTTGGAAGCCTGGGGCAAGGTGCGTAAGGACGGCAAATGAGCAATCCCAAGTTTCGCCGTCCTCCCGGCGTCGCCAAGCCCAAGGCCGTCGATTGTCCGATCAACCTGACGCCTGACGAGATCGCGGCGGCGCAATCCTGGGTGCTGTACGAGGACGAGGCGATCATCGTGCTGGACAAGCCGGCGGGCCTGTCCAGCCAGGGCGGCCGGATCAAGGCGCACACGCTGGACGATCTGCTTTGGGCGTTCGCCAAGCCGGGCAAGGCCCGGCCTCGG encodes:
- a CDS encoding VOC family protein; its protein translation is MRRPGLTSAIAYDDPKAAVAWLERAFGFEVALLVEDDQGRLAHCEMTYGESTVMIGSPWSDRIASPGMVGGKTTQTVHIQIVGDVDAHCARARAAGAQIFAEPENQFYGDRTYRCYDLEGHIWTVGAAVETVSFAEMEARSGHKISAPST
- a CDS encoding replication-associated recombination protein A; amino-acid sequence: MSDLFQAAGLTPHAPAPLADRLRPQSLDEVVGQQHLLGPEGPIGRMAAAHRLASMILWGPPGTGKTTIARLLAKAGGYEFQQISAVFSGVADLKKAFEQARARRMAGQSTLLFVDEIHRFNRAQQDGFLPFVEEGIVTLVGATTENPSFELNSALLSRCQVFVLKRLNEDSLEQLLQRAEAAENRPLPVDAEARSALVAMADGDGRYLLTLAETLFSIGTDSPLNPTQLGQFLQKRRPAYDKDREEHYNLISALHKSVRGSDPDAALYWLARMLEGGEDPLFIARRLVRMASEDIGAADPLSLLLTTAAKDAYDFLGSPEGELALAQAVVHMASAPKSNAVYTAYKAARRAAKETGSLMPPSHILNAPTKLMKSLGYGDGYAYDHDVEGGVSGQNYFPDGMERRRFYEPKPVGAEAKVRERLEAWGKVRKDGK
- a CDS encoding ABC transporter permease subunit, which codes for MLADAIAAERFRLLRDRSTLFWGFCFAPLIGFLLSVGGDLFLRFVIKKPMPGLAVGLIDQVIKTLSNGASTFGALFLMIGAAAVLAGDYRWETWRLLTPRNTRQNLLLAKLIVVGEAVFWSLLLSAVLSALAALVGSAINGKTVALSLLDRNPFDIVGVLAITWLEAMVLAALAACVGVLSRSTMGVVIACLGVRFVQTILSGALRAMEQGPPSWKLLSLPVFDADLLRAALLAPDQLGDAGGSAGVALAALVAWTAALAAVAVWLFRRQDLTKE
- a CDS encoding helix-turn-helix transcriptional regulator translates to MSEALDRTLAALADPHRRRAVDLLRERPRRAGELAESLGLSPPAMSRHLRALRQSGLVEESHPEFDARVRVYSLRPEPMAQLKAWLDAAEDLWADQLSGLRAHIEGAAR
- a CDS encoding ectonucleotide pyrophosphatase/phosphodiesterase; the encoded protein is MGLRRLLFIAFAAALALTGGAEAREKAPHLTILISLDGFRADYLDRGVTPTIRALADEGARAAMRPSFPSQTYPNHYTLVTGKRPDRHGVVANEMEDAVIGGPKFTMNGPTANDPRWWSQAKPFWVSAVQQGKPAAAMFWPGSETEIDGARPTHWMKYDEKLPYDVRVDQVLSWMDSADGPPLAFTTLYFDAADTEGHHYGPDSPELRAALAEVDRSIGRLVDGLKARGRFEATDIIIVADHGMAPLPAANRVVLDDLIDLSKIHLVTRGAMTSFSPEKGHEAAVERAFLGQRPPHMTCWKKGKIPARFHYGHNPRVPAIICLSERGWYTTTRAAKAKPSKWDGKDGGAHGFDPYDPLMRAVFVAHGPSFRRGVVLPVFDNVDVYSLLARITGVTPERGDGSLAVLRQALR
- a CDS encoding TCR/Tet family MFS transporter; protein product: MTNTQITGGKRQAALGFIFVTAIMDVLSLGVMIPVLPNLVKAFGGGDTAAAADWNVLFATTWGVMQFFCSPILGLMSDRFGRRPVILTSIFGLGVDFLFMAFAPNLWWLFVGRIFNGMTAASFATAGAYVADVTTPENRAKGFGLMGAAFGIGFTFGPALGGWLWNVDHRAPFLVCAALALCNWLYGFFVLPESLPPERRQPRFDWKKANPLGSLQLLRRHPGLLGLAGVGFLFQLAHNVLPSVFVLYMGFRYNWGPDTVGLTLMASGISSIIIQGLVVGPAVRKLGERGALLVGLFSGFAGFTIYALAPTGLVYLCGLPIFAFSGLIQPGLQGLMTRRVAPNEQGQLQGANAALMGIASMIGPSLFLLPFAFAVRHDATLHMPGLPVLIAASLMLMATLLAWAKAKPAPTLEPQAA
- a CDS encoding Do family serine endopeptidase is translated as MKTMRNLRALLPALVLLTACSNPAGQSNAQAIPDMPQPTRRVPADAASMKQSFSPVVKKAAPAVVNVASRRVVQRRVDPFWDFFMGGGQGGSQVQGSLGSGAIVRSDGVIITNHHNIDGMSDITVQLADRREFPAVVLLDDPRADLAVLKIDTKGEKLPVMAIDDQEQLEVGDLVLAMGNPFGVGQTVTNGIVSALARTDVGAADFGSYIQTDAAINPGNSGGPLVDMDGDLVGINTFIISRSGSSSGVGFAIPARVVRQVVGAALGGGHSIVRPWLGVKGQAVNGEIAKSLGMTAPRGVLVAQVYPGSSADRAGLKEGDVILSIDGQAVNDEGGGAFAIGTHKLGDRVPMQIRRGDREQTITVRADAAPETPPRDERTLSGNNPFNGATVLNLSPAVAQDLGVDPFAGRGALVSKIGPGYAGNWMRPGDFVRSVNGRQINTVADLASAIAGRAAGWNVTIERGGQLIQARF
- a CDS encoding MmcQ/YjbR family DNA-binding protein, whose product is MITLEDFRRLALGLPRAIESAHMGTVDFRCGKIFATLGNPDADWAMVKLTPDQQEMRVAAEPEIFVPVPGGWGKGGATRLRLSACDETTARGALLDAWRNVAPRALLDGQT
- a CDS encoding ABC transporter ATP-binding protein, which produces MSIALEADRLTKTYGAVRALDEFSIAIPAGGVFGVLGPNGAGKSTLFRIALGLVRPTSGAARLFGAAPGDITALRKVGAMIETPRYPPYLTARDTLTMLALESGKKDADIGGWLERVSLTHAADRATSGFSVGMKQRLGLAAAFLTKPELVILDEPTSGMDPAGIQEIRALIVDLAKREGVTVILASHQLDEVKRVCDRVAILSRGKVVAEGGVAELTAGEARLRLTLASPLAPALSVLGDRGEADGADAVLADIPRAEAPAVIRALVEAGVDIVEARWREVDLEGVYLKSLGQTPTAATSEGAA
- a CDS encoding SRPBCC domain-containing protein — its product is MSSRILVALRIEASPEAVFDAFVDDIALWWRPNPLFSFTPRSPGVMAFEEGRLVERLASGKTFEVGAVRVWERGARLVFGWRQASFAPGVETEVEVRFEPVEAGTRVTVEHRGWDAIPAENAARHGFPDAVFLHRHGEWWRALLTGLATRANSRQLGAAGEGEA